The DNA segment GCCGCGTGCTTCGTCGACGAGCCCCGGCACGCTGAGGCCAGCGGCGACGGGCGAGACATCCGGGAAGTCCTCGCGGTACTCGGCCGCGAGCGATGTGATGTGAGCGACGATCGCGCCCGCCGGGTCGGCCTCGTCGTGCGGCGTCGGCGTTCGGCGCACGCCGAGCACGCGGCCCGACTCGTCGACGATCGCCGACTTCGTGTCGGTGCCGCCGACGTCGAACGCGAGCACCGCCGCGCCGGTCCCGAGGAGCGGGTCGCGCGGGTCGTCGGAAGCGGGGGCCGCGGCGGGGGTGTCAGACATCATGCGTCAAGGATGACCGACCGGGTGAGGTTGCGGGGGCGGTCGGGGTCGAGGCCGCGATCGACCGCGCGCGCGAGCGCGACGCGCTGCGCGCGGACGAGCTCGGCGAGCGGGTCGAGGCGACCCTGTTCGAAGTGCGCGCCGGTCGCGGCGACCTCGCCCGCGAGTCCTTCGGGGGCGTCGCCGAACTGCCACGTCACGCGGCCCGGGGCCGCGATCGCGAGCGGGCCGTGGCGGTACTCCATCGACGGGTAGGCCTCGGTCCACGACTGCGACGCCTCGCGCATCTTGAGCGCGGCCTCTTGCGCGAGCCCGTACGACCAGCCGAGGCCGAGGAAGGAGTACTGGTCGGCGTCGATGAGGACGGGCGGCAGGTCTTCTGCGACGGCCGTGCGCGCGTCGGCGACGGCCTGCTCGAGGTCTTCGCCGAGGCTCGCGCGGAAGAGCGCGAGCGCGGTCGTCGCGAAGCGCGTCTGCACGACCGACTCCTCGTCGGCGAAGGGCAGCGTGACGGCCTCGTCGACGAGGGGGACGAGCGGCGAGGATGCGTCGCCGATGACGCCGATCGTCTTGACGCGCCCGCGCGCCCGCTCGACGTACTGCAGGACCTCGGTCGTCGTGCCCGAGCGCGTGAGGGCGACGATCGCGTCGTAGTCGCGGGCGTCGGGGGCTTCGGATGCCGCGAACGCGTCGGTCTCGCCGTGGCCGGCCCGCTCGCGGAGGATCGCGTAGGACTGTGCCATGAACCACGAGGTGCCGCAGCCGACGACGGCGATGCGCTCGCCGCGAGCGGGAAGGAGCGCCTGGAGGTCGGTGAGACCGGCGGCCCGGGCCCACAGGTCGGGCTGGCTCGCGAGCTCCGTCGCCATGTGCGAGGCGTGGGCGGCGGTGGGGTCGGTCACAGGGGTCTCCTCCGGTCGAAAGCGTGACGAATCCATGATTGCATCTGATCGAATCATAGAGTGAACGATCATCGCAACGATTGAAAGTCTGCCATGCGCGGATGGGAATCGCCGCAGGAAAGTTCCGATAACGAAATTGGCAATAGTGTTGACGACCGACGCATTGCGTCATAGATTCGCCCTCACGGTGCTCGAAGTTGATTGATTCGGGCGCGAAACGTTCAGGAAACATCACACAGCACGTGCGAAGACCTGATCCCGGCGTCGACACGGACTCCACACGTGCCGCGCGACCACCCACCAGAGTGAGGAAGACATCGATGAAGAAGTCACTGCGGTTCTCCGCGGCGATCGCGCTCGCGGCCACCGCGACGCTCACGCTCGCGTCCTGCGGTTTCGGCGGCGACGCCGGCGGCGACGACGCGGCGAGCGGCAAGACCACGCTCGACCTGCTCGTGCCGAGCTACTCCGACAACACCCAGGGCCTCTGGGA comes from the Agromyces protaetiae genome and includes:
- a CDS encoding SIS domain-containing protein — its product is MATELASQPDLWARAAGLTDLQALLPARGERIAVVGCGTSWFMAQSYAILRERAGHGETDAFAASEAPDARDYDAIVALTRSGTTTEVLQYVERARGRVKTIGVIGDASSPLVPLVDEAVTLPFADEESVVQTRFATTALALFRASLGEDLEQAVADARTAVAEDLPPVLIDADQYSFLGLGWSYGLAQEAALKMREASQSWTEAYPSMEYRHGPLAIAAPGRVTWQFGDAPEGLAGEVAATGAHFEQGRLDPLAELVRAQRVALARAVDRGLDPDRPRNLTRSVILDA